In Mycobacterium sp. ITM-2016-00317, the genomic window CGAACAGCCCGGCCTGCACCTTGTCGATCCCGTGGTCGATGAAAACCTGTGGCAGCCAGCCCATCATGATGTAGGCCATGAACGCCTGACTGCCGAAGAACAGGGTGACCGTCCAGGCCAGCGGGTTGCGCAGCAGCGAGCGACGGCCCGGGGTCCGCGTGCTGTGCACCGCCCAGGCGCCGCGATGCCGTCCGGTCGCCGGGATCCACACCGCCAGCGCCACCACGGACACCACCGCCCACACCATCAGCGCCGCGCGCCACCCGCCGAGCGGTTCCTCCAGGCCGGGCGTCACCGCCGAGCCGAGCGCCCCGCCACCCTGCAGGGCGGCGGTGTAGATACCGGTCATCAGCCCGATACGGGCCGGGAAGGATCCTTTGATGACGACCGGGATGAGCACGTTGGCCAGCGCGATGCCCGCGCACGCGATCAGCGTGGCGCCGATGACCACGGGCGCCCCGCCGATGCCGCGGAGCACGAGACCGGCGGTCAGCGCGATCATCGCGGTCGAGATCGCCCGGCCCAGGCCGATTCTGGCGGCCAACCGCGGGGCCGCGAGACCGGCGCCCGCGAAGCACAGCGCGGGCAGCGTCGTCAGCAGTCCGGCCCAGGTGGCCGACACCGAAAGATCGGCGCGGATGTCGTCGAGCAGCGTCGCGATGCTGGTGACCGCGGGACGGAGGTTCAGCGCGGCGAGCACGACGGCCACCGCCAGCAACGCGCCTCCGGCGGCCGTCGAGACGCGACCCGGCGCCTCGGGCGCCGGGTCGACGAAGATCTGCTGCCGGTCCGTGGACATCCTGCTACCGTGCCATACATCCCATGATTGGATGAAAGGATTATTCGTGTGCCGTTGAACACAACACGGCGCTCGAGCCTCGTCGATCAGGTCATCGAGCAGCTCCGGCACGCCGTCGTCAGCGGGGAGTGGCCCGTCGGCGAACGGATACCCAACGAGACCGTGCTCGTCGAGTCGCTCGGGCCGGCCGCAACACCGTACGCGAAGCCGTACGGGCGCTCGCGCACGCGGGGATCCTCGAGGTCCGCCAGGGCGACGGCACCTATGTCCGGGCCACCAGCGAGGTGTCCGGCGCGCTACGCCGGCTGGCCGGCGCCGAGCTACGGGAGGTGCTCGAGGTACGCCGCGCGTTGGAAGTTGAGGCCGCCCGGTTGGCCGCCGCCCACCGCACCCCCGAAGACGTGGCCGGGATGCGGGCACTGCTGGCCCGCCGCGCCGAACTCGCCGCCGCCGACGACACCGACGAGTTCGCCCGCGTCGACGCCGAATTCCACCTAGCCGTGGTGCGCAGCGCGCGCAACCGCACCCTCGCCGAGCTGTACCGCGGCCTGATCGAGGTCGTCACCGCCAGCGTCGCGACGACCCGCCACGTGCCGGTCGACCGCTGCGACCACGGTGTGCTGCTCGACCGGATCGCCGCCGGGGAACCCGAAGCGGCCGCCCGCACCGCGGGGGCGTTCCTGGACCGGATCCTCGAAGGCCTCGCCTCAGCCGACCGGGTCTGATCGGCGGCTCAGCCGACCGGACCTGATTGGCGGCTCAGCCGACCGGGTCTGATTGGCGGCTCAGCCGACCGGACCTGATTGGCGGCTCAGCCGACCGAACGCCCCGCGCCTTCCCAGAACTGCGCCCGCACCGCCTTCTTGTCCGGCTTGCCCAGCGCGGTCACCGGCACCGACTCCACGACGATCACCTGCTTGGGCGTGTGCACCGAGCCCTTGCGCTCCTTGACCGACGCCTGGATCTCGGACGTCATCGTGGCCACGGCGGCCTCCGAGCCATCGGCGTCGGGCCGCAGCACCACCACCGCGGTCACTGCCTCGCCCCACTTGTCGTCGGGGGTGCCGATCACGCACACCTGCGCCACCGAAGGATGTTCGGCCACCACGTCTTCCACCTCACGCGGGAACACGTTGAAGCCGCCGGTGACGATCATGTCCTTGGTGCGGTCGACGATGTAATAGAAGCCGTCCTCGTCCTCGCGGGCCAGATCGCCGGTGTGCATCCAGCCGTTGCGGAACGTCTCGGCCGTCGCGTCCGGCAGGTTCCAGTAGCCGCCCGACAGTAGCGGCCCCGCGACGCAGATCTCGCCGACCTCCCCGCGTGGCACCGGCTGGTCGTCCGGACCGAGCAATGCCACCTTGGCGAACAGCGTCGGGCGTCCGCACGACGTCAGCCGCTTCTCGTCGTGATCCTTCTTGGACAGGTAGGTGATCACCATCGGCGCCTCGGACTGGCCGTAGTACTGCGCGAAGATCGGCCCGAACCGGCGGATCGCCTCGGCCAGCCGCACCGGGTTCATCGCCGATGCGCCGTAATAGACGGTCTCCAGCGACGACAGGTCACGGGTGTGCGAATCCGGGTGGTCCATCAGCGCGTAGATCATCGACGGCACCAGCATCGTCGCGGTGATCTTCTGCTCCTCGATCACCCGCAGCACCTCGCCCGGGTCGAACTTGGTCAGCACGATCAACTCGCCGCCCTTGACGATCACCGGGGTGAAGAACGCCGCCCCGGCATGTGACAGCGGCGTGCACATCAGGAAGCGCGGGTTCTCCGGCCACTCCCACTCGGCCAGCTGCACGGTCGTCATCGTGGTGATCGACTGCGTCGTCCCCATGACGCCCTTCGGCTTACCTGTGGTGCCACCGGTGTAGGTCAGGCCGCCGATGTGGTCGGGCGGCAGGTCGGCCGCGACCAGCGGCCGGGGTGCGTACTTGGCGGCCTCGGCGCTCAGATCCACCGCGGTGACGCCACTCTGGGCGAGTTCGGGCGGGACCGGGCCGATGGTCAGCACCTGCTTGAGCGAGGGCACCTTCTCCGCCAGGCCGAGTGCGCGCTCGACGAACATCGGGTTGGGATCGATGATCAGCGACGTGACCTCGGCGTCGGAGAGCACGTAGGCGTGGTCGTCCAGCGAGCCCAACGGGTGCAGCGCGGTGCGGCGGTAGCCCTGCGTCTGGCCGGCGCCGATGATCATCAGCACCTCGGGGCGGTTCAGCGACAGCAGGCCGACGGCCGCCCCGGTACCGGCGCCGAGCGCCTCGAACGCCTGGATGTACTGACTGATGCGGTCGGCGAGTTCACCGCCGGTCAGCGTGGTGTCCCCGAGGAACAGCACGGGACGGTCCTTGTGGCGCTTGAGCGCGCCGACGGTGAGGTGGCCGGAGTGGAGGAAGTGGCGCAGCTGATCACTCATGCCGACCAGATTAGAACGTGTTCCAATTCCAGTCAGCCGGTCCCTGCGAATCGCTGCCCAT contains:
- a CDS encoding MFS transporter, which gives rise to MSTDRQQIFVDPAPEAPGRVSTAAGGALLAVAVVLAALNLRPAVTSIATLLDDIRADLSVSATWAGLLTTLPALCFAGAGLAAPRLAARIGLGRAISTAMIALTAGLVLRGIGGAPVVIGATLIACAGIALANVLIPVVIKGSFPARIGLMTGIYTAALQGGGALGSAVTPGLEEPLGGWRAALMVWAVVSVVALAVWIPATGRHRGAWAVHSTRTPGRRSLLRNPLAWTVTLFFGSQAFMAYIMMGWLPQVFIDHGIDKVQAGLFVAVTSLVGVPLSLVITPIAARRPSQSIWIVGTSVFGFAGVVGLMLAPAAQPLLWSLLLGIGMSAFSMALALLGLRARTAEDTAQLSGMAQGFGYLIAGTGPFLFGLLHDVTHGWTVPWAMFLAVFVVQTVSGALAGRNRYV
- the fadD8 gene encoding fatty-acid--CoA ligase FadD8, whose amino-acid sequence is MSDQLRHFLHSGHLTVGALKRHKDRPVLFLGDTTLTGGELADRISQYIQAFEALGAGTGAAVGLLSLNRPEVLMIIGAGQTQGYRRTALHPLGSLDDHAYVLSDAEVTSLIIDPNPMFVERALGLAEKVPSLKQVLTIGPVPPELAQSGVTAVDLSAEAAKYAPRPLVAADLPPDHIGGLTYTGGTTGKPKGVMGTTQSITTMTTVQLAEWEWPENPRFLMCTPLSHAGAAFFTPVIVKGGELIVLTKFDPGEVLRVIEEQKITATMLVPSMIYALMDHPDSHTRDLSSLETVYYGASAMNPVRLAEAIRRFGPIFAQYYGQSEAPMVITYLSKKDHDEKRLTSCGRPTLFAKVALLGPDDQPVPRGEVGEICVAGPLLSGGYWNLPDATAETFRNGWMHTGDLAREDEDGFYYIVDRTKDMIVTGGFNVFPREVEDVVAEHPSVAQVCVIGTPDDKWGEAVTAVVVLRPDADGSEAAVATMTSEIQASVKERKGSVHTPKQVIVVESVPVTALGKPDKKAVRAQFWEGAGRSVG